From a single Syngnathus scovelli strain Florida chromosome 2, RoL_Ssco_1.2, whole genome shotgun sequence genomic region:
- the scn1lab gene encoding sodium channel, voltage-gated, type I like, alpha b isoform X2 → MAQLLVPPGPDSFRPFVPESLAAIERYIAEEEARRPRADRRSDCDDENGPKPNSDLEAGKSLPFIYGDIPPGLVSTPLEDLDSYYSNQKTFIVLNRGKAIFRFNATPALYFLSPFNPLRRIAIRVLVHSMFSVLIMFTILTNCAFMTLSNPPEWAKNVEYTFTGIYTFESLIKILARGFCVGKFTFLRDPWNWLDFSVILMAYITEFVNLGNVSALRTFRVLRALKTISVIPGLKTIVGALIQSVKKLSDVMILTVFCLSVFALIGLQLFMGNLRQKCVRLPNGNATNSSSTDAAEIFLFNSSLVEVNDTFLNSTVFNWTEYISDNRNYYYLPGRRDALLCGNGTGAGLCPEGFVCIKAGLNPDFGYTSFDTFSWAFLSLFRLMTQDFWENLYQQTLRAAGKPYMVFFVLVIFLGSFYLVNLILAVVAMAYDEQNQATIEEAQQKEEEFQAMLEQLKRQQEEALVAAAAATESGEYSGRRGATSESSSVTSKLSSKSAKERRNRRKKRKQKEEEEEERGACNKFRKSVTVDSINRSFHFSMDANRLSYEKRCSSPNQSLLSIRGSLLSPRRNSQASLFSFRGRVRDMGSENDFADDEHSTFEESDSRRGSLFLPHRPERRCSAISQTSLRVPRVMLPANGKMHCAVDCNGVVSLVGGTSVTNSLLPEGTTTDTEMRKRRSVDYLDEPGSRQRAMSVASILTNTMEELEESRQKFPPCWYRFANTCLIWDCCPAWLKIKEFVNMVVMDPFVDLTITICIVLNTLFMAMEHYPMTKEFNNVLSIGNQVFTGIFTAEMCLKVIALDPYYYFQEGWNIFDGIIVSLSLMELGLANVEGLSVLRSFRLLRVFKLAKSWPTLNMLIKIIGNSVGALGNLTLVLAIIVFIFAVVGMQLFGKSYKEFFCNINDDCQLPRWHMHDFFHSFLIVFRVLCGEWIETMWDCMEVAGPTMCLIVFMMVMVIGNLVVLNLFLALLLSSFSAENLAATDDDSEMNNLQIAVGRIQRGIAFLKSIVRQFLQSLFFGGAGKGSSLHEESKPLEELQSNGKGNCIANHTTVEMSKDPSGVYISAEGNGRPGGGLVVGGTVDEDSTEKYPIDDCHYMSFIHNPSLTVTVPIAVGESDFENVNTEDLSSDSSDVEGSKEKLDTEPQHLSSSEGSTVDICPPGDGVDSVELEPEESMDPEACFTEGCVSRFQCCQVNEEADRFKSWWTLRKTCFVIVEHNWFESFIIFMILLSSGALAFEDVYIEQRRTIKTMLEYADKVFTYVFILEMLLKWVAYGFVKYFTNAWCWLDFLIVDVSLVSLVANALGYSELTAIKSLRTLRALRPLRALSRFEGMRVVVNALLGAIPSIMNVLLVCLIFWLIFSIMGVNLFAGKYYYCVNTTTDDVFPIEVVNNKSDCLNLVNESARWKNVKINFDNVGAGYLALLQVATFKGWMDIMYAAVDSRNLEDQPQYEVNLYMYLYFVIFIIFGSFFTLNLFIGVIIDNFNQQKKKFGGQDIFMTEEQKKYYNAMKKLGSKKPQKPIPRPANAFQGCVFDCITKQAFDIVIMILICLNMVTMMVETDDQTPYMDNILYWINLVFIVLFTGECILKMISLRHYYFTIGWNIFDFVVVILSIVGMFLSEVIEKYFVSPTLFRVIRLARIGRILRLIKGAKGIRTLLFALMMSLPALFNIGLLLFLVMFIYAIFGMSNFAYVKRESGIDDMFNFETFGNSMICLFQITTSAGWDGLLAPILNKREPDCDSQMEHPGNNYKGNCGNPSVGIFFFVSYIIICFLIVVNMYIAVILENFSVATEESAEPLSEDDFEMFYEVWERFDPDATQFVEYSKLSDFADALDPPLRIPKPNMIQLISMDLPMVSGERIHCLDILFAFTKRVLGEGGEMDVLRGQMEERFMASNPSKVSYEPITTTLRRKQEETSSIIIQRAFRRYMICTAMKKASALYKEQLKEGLRDPDKDVMVISKFNEISTSDKTDMTPSTASPPSYNSVTKSDKDKYEKENCDKKKDFLNEGKK, encoded by the exons ATGGCCCAGTTGCTGGTACCGCCTGGTCCTGACAGCTTCCGCCCCTTTGTCCCGGAGTCTCTGGCTGCCATTGAAAGGTACATCGCCGAAGAGGAGGCCCGGAGACCTCGGGCAGATCGCCGCAGCGACTGCGATGATGAAAATGGGCCAAAGCCCAACAGTGACTTGGAGGCAGGAAAATCGCTTCCTTTCATCTACGGTGACATCCCACCAGGTTTGGTGTCTACTCCTCTGGAGGATTTGGACAGCTATTACAGCAATCAGAAG ACTTTCATAGTATTGAATCGTGGGAAGGCAATCTTCCGTTTCAACGCCACTCCTGCCTTATACTTCTTAAGTCCCTTCAACCCGCTTCGGAGGATAGCTATTCGAGTTTTAGTACACTC GATGTTCAGCGTGTTGATCATGTTCACCATTCTAACCAACTGTGCTTTCATGACTCTAAGTAACCCTCCGGAATGGGCCAAGAATGTAGA GTACACATTCACAGGAATTTACACTTTTGAGTCCCTCATAAAGATCCTGGCCAGAGGCTTCTGCGTGGGGAAGTTCACTTTTCTGCGCGACCCTTGGAATTGGCTGGACTTTAGTGTGATACTTATGGC GTATATAACAGAGTTTGTAAACCTAGGCAATGTTTCAGCTCTGCGCACATTCAGAGTATTGAGAGCTTTGAAAACTATCTCAGTGATACCAG GGTTGAAGACAATCGTCGGTGCATTGATCCAGTCAGTTAAAAAGCTGTCGGATGTTATGATCCTGACTGTGTTCTGCCTCAGCGTGTTTGCGCTCATTGGCCTGCAGCTCTTCATGGGCAATCTGAGGCAGAAATGTGTGCGCTTGCCCAATGGCAACGCCACTAACAGCAGCAGCACGGATGCCGCCGAAATCTTTCTTTTCAATAGCAGCCTAGTGGAAGTCAACGACACGTTCCTGAACAGCACAGTGTTCAACTGGACCGAGTACATCAGTGATAACA gaAATTACTATTACCTCCCCGGTCGCAGGGATGCTCTGCTTTGTGGAAATGGCACCGGGGCTGG GCTTTGTCCAGAAGGCTTTGTTTGTATCAAAGCAGGCCTTAATCCAGACTTTGGATACACAAGTTTTGACACCTTCAGTTGGGCTTTCCTGTCTCTGTTCCGACTCATGACCCAGGACTTCTGGGAAAATCTCTACCAGCAG ACTTTGCGTGCGGCAGGGAAGCCCTACATGGTCTTCTTCGTTTTGGTGATCTTCCTGGGTTCCTTCTACCTTGTCAATCTGATTTTGGCTGTTGTGGCCATGGCTTATGATGAGCAGAACCAGGCCACCATAGAAGAGGCTCAACAAAAAGAGGAGGAGTTCCAGGCCATGCTGGAGCAGCTGAAGAGGCAGCAAGAGGAAGCACTG GTTGCCGCGGCAGCAGCCACGGAGAGTGGCGAATACAGCGGGAGGAGGGGGGCCACCTCTGAGTCCTCCTCTGTGACATCCAAACTCAGTTCAAAAAGTGCAAAAGAGCGACGCAACAGGCGGAAGAAAAGGAAacagaaggaggaagaggaggaagagagggGAGCATGCAACAAGTTCCGTAAATCTGTAACCGTGGACAGCATCAATAGATCCTTCCACTTTTCGATGGATGCAAACCGACTTTCCTATGAGAAGAGATGCTCCTCACCCAATCAG TCTCTGCTCAGCATACGTGGATCACTCCTCTCCCCACGGAGGAACAGCCAAGCCAGCCTGTTCAGCTTCCGCGGCCGAGTACGTGACATGGGCTCAGAAAACGACTTTGCAGACGATGAGCACAGCACCTTTGAGGAGAGCGACAGCCGCCGGGGCTCTCTGTTCTTGCCACATCGCCCCGAGCGTCGCTGCAGTGCCATCAGCCAGACGAGCCTCAGGGTTCCTCGTGTAATGCTTCCTGCAAATGGCAAGATGCATTGCGCTGTGGACTGCAATGGCGTTGTTTCGCTGGTTGGAGGAACATCTGTGACTAACTCTCTTTTGCCTGAG GGTACCACTACAGACACTGAGATGAGAAAACGACGCTCAGTTGATTATCTCGATGAACCAGGAAGCAGGCAAAGAGCCATGAGTGTGGCCAGCATCCTCACCAACACCATGGAAG AGCTTGAAGAGTCGAGACAGAAATTCCCCCCATGCTGGTATCGATTTGCTAACACTTGTTTGATCTGGGATTGTTGCCCTGCCTGGCTTAAAATTAAGGAATTTGTCAATATGGTGGTCATGGACCCCTTTGTGGATCTGACCATCACAATTTGCATCGTCCTCAACACCCTTTTTATGGCCATGGAGCATTACCCAATGACAAAAGAATTCAACAATGTCCTTTCTATTGGAAACCAG GTATTCACTGGCATTTTCACAGCAGAGATGTGCCTAAAGGTCATCGCCCTAGATCCTTACTATTACTTCCAAGAGGGCTGGAACATTTTTGATGGCATTATCGTCAGTCTGAGTCTGATGGAGCTAGGTTTGGCCAATGTTGAGGGCCTGTCCGTGCTCAGGTCCTTTCGATTG cTGAGGGTATTCAAACTGGCTAAGTCCTGGCCAACTCTGAACATGCTGATCAAGATCATCGGTAACTCAGTGGGTGCTCTGGGCAACTTGACCCTGGTGCTCGCCATCATCGTCTTTATCTTCGCCGTGGTGGGCATGCAGCTTTTCGGCAAGAGCTACAAGGAGTTCTTCTGTAACATAAACGATGATTGTCAGCTACCACGCTGGCACATGCATGATTTCTTCCACTCCTTTCTTATCGTGTTCCGGGTGTTATGTGGAGAGTGGATAGAGACCATGTGGGACTGTATGGAAGTAGCAGGACCGACAATGTGTCTGATTGTCTTCATGATGGTTATGGTCATCGGAAATTTGGTG GTTCTAAACCTGTTCTTGGCTCTGCTTCTGAGCTCATTCAGTGCTGAAAACTTGGCAGCAACTGACGACGACAGCGAGATGAATAACTTGCAAATCGCCGTGGGCCGTATCCAGCGCGGCATTGCCTTTTTAAAATCTATTGTCCGGCAGTTCCTCCAGAGCCTGTTCTTTGGTGGGGCCGGGAAGGGCTCCAGCCTGCATGAAGAGAGCAAACCCCTAGAAGAACTACAGAGCAACGGCAAAGGCAACTGCATCGCCAATCACACAACGGTGGAAATGTCCAAAGACCCTAGCGGGGTGTACATTTCAGCCGAGGGCAATGGGCGCCCAGGAGGCGGCCTGGTTGTCGGGGGTACGGTTGACGAGGATAGCACCGAAAAGTACCCCATAGACGATTGTCACTACATGTCGTTTATTCACAACCCAAGCCTGACGGTCACAGTACCTATTGCTGTGGGTGAGTCAGACTTTGAGAACGTTAATACAGAGGACTTAAGCAGCGATTCCTCAGACGTGGAGGGCAGCAAAGAG AAACTCGACACGGAGCCCCAACATCTTAGCTCTTCGGAAGGGAGCACTGTTGATATTTGCCCTCCAGGAGACGGGGTCGATTCGGTGGAGCTGGAGCCGGAGGAGTCAATGGACCCAGAGGCCTGCTTTACCGAGG GATGTGTAAGCAGATTTCAGTGCTGCCAGGTCAATGAGGAAGCAGACAGGTTTAAGAGTTGGTGGACACTCAGGAAGACCTGTTTCGTAATCGTAGAGCACAACTGGTTTGAAtcctttattatttttatgatcCTGCTCAGCAGTGGTGCACTG GCTTTTGAGGACGTTTATATTGAGCAGAGGAGGACCATCAAAACCATGCTGGAGTATGCTGACAAGGTCTTTACTTATGTCTTCATTCTGGAGATGCTGTTGAAGTGGGTGGCCTATGGTTTTGTCAAGTACTTCACCAATGCCTGGTGCTGGCTGGACTTCCTCATTGTTGAC GTTTCCCTCGTCAGCCTTGTGGCCAATGCTCTGGGTTACTCGGAGCTCACCGCCATCAAATCGTTAAGGACACTGCGAGCCCTCCGGCCACTGCGAGCCCTATCTCGGTTCGAGGGCATGAGG GTTGTGGTGAACGCGCTACTGGGGGCCATCCCCTCCATCATGAATGTGCTGCTGGTCTGCCTCATCTTTTGGCTCATCTTCAGCATCATGGGGGTCAACCTGTTCGCAGGGAAGTACTACTACTGCGTCAACACCACCACTGATGATGTCTTCCCCATCGAGGTGGTCAACAACAAGTCCGACTGTCTGAATCTGGTCAACGAAAGCGCCCGGTGGAAGAACGTCAAAATCAATTTTGACAACGTCGGTGCTGGCTATTTGGCGTTGTTGCAAGTG GCAACATTTAAGGGCTGGATGGACATTATGTATGCAGCAGTGGATTCTCGCAAT CTGGAGGATCAGCCCCAATATGAAGTCAACTTGTACATGTACCTGTACTttgtcatcttcatcatctttgGTTCCTTTTTTACCCTCAACCTCTTCATTGGCGTTATCATCGACAACTTCAACCAACAGAAGAAAAAG TTTGGAGGGCAAGATATCTTCATGACGGAGGAACAGAAGAAATATTACAATGCTATGAAAAAGTTGGGCTCCAAGAAGCCGCAAAAACCAATTCCTCGACCCGCT AATGCTTTTCAAGGCTGTGTGTTTGACTGCATAACCAAGCAAGCGTTTGACATTGTTATAATGATCCTCATCTGCCTTAACATGGTGACCATGATGGTGGAGACTGACGACCAGACCCCATACATGGACAACATCCTTTACTGGATCAACCTGGTCTTCATTGTGCTCTTCACAGGGGAGTGCATACTAAAGATGATCTCCTTGCGTCACTATTATTTCACCATAGGTTGGAATATATTTGATTTTGTGGTGGTCATCCTGTCAATTGTAG GTATGTTTTTGTCAGAAGTGATCGAGAAATACTTTGTGTCCCCGACATTATTCCGAGTGATCCGTCTGGCCAGGATCGGCCGCATTCTCCGTCTCATCAAGGGTGCCAAGGGCATTCGGACGCTCCTCTTTGCCCTGATGATGTCACTTCCTGCCCTATTTAACATCGGTCTCCTCTTGTTCTTGGTCATGTTCATCTACGCAATCTTTGGCATGTCCAACTTTGCCTACGTCAAACGGGAGTCTGGAATCGACGACATGTTTAATTTCGAGACTTTCGGGAATAGTATGATCTGCTTGTTCCAGATCACTACCTCAGCTGGGTGGGATGGTCTGCTGGCACCCATCTTGAACAAGCGGGAACCCGACTGCGATAGTCAAATGGAGCACCCGGGCAACAACTACAAAGGCAACTGTGGCAACCCATCAGTGGGTATCTTCTTTTTCGTCAGCTACATCATTATTTGCTTCCTTATCGTGGTCAACATGTACATCGCCGTCATCCTGGAGAACTTCAGCGTGGCCACAGAAGAGAGCGCCGAGCCACTGAGCGAAGACGACTTTGAGATGTTCTACGAAGTGTGGGAGCGTTTTGACCCGGACGCCACGCAGTTCGTGGAGTACAGCAAACTCTCGGACTTTGCCGACGCTCTCGACCCTCCGTTGCGTATCCCCAAGCCCAACATGATTCAGCTCATCTCCATGGACTTGCCGATGGTTAGCGGCGAGCGCATCCACTGCCTGGACATCCTGTTTGCCTTCACTAAGCGAGTACTCGGGGAAGGCGGTGAGATGGATGTGTTGCGCGGACAGATGGAGGAACGCTTTATGGCATCGAATCCTTCAAAGGTGTCGTACGAACCAATCACCACCACTCTCCGCCGCAAGCAGGAAGAAACGTCCTCCATCATCATCCAGAGAGCTTTCCGCCGCTACATGATTTGCACGGCCATGAAGAAGGCCTCGGCCCTCTACAAAGAGCAGCTCAAAGAGGGCTTACGTGACCCTGACAAGGACGTGATGGTCATCAGCAAATTCAATGAGATCTCCACCTCGGACAAAACTGACATGACCCCATCCACAGCTTCCCCTCCCTCTTATAACAGTGTGACAAAATCTGACAAAGACAAATATGAGAAAGAAAACTGTGATAAGAAAAAAGACTTCTTGAACgagggaaaaaaatag